A genomic stretch from Narcine bancroftii isolate sNarBan1 chromosome 9, sNarBan1.hap1, whole genome shotgun sequence includes:
- the LOC138743405 gene encoding trypsin inhibitor ClTI-1-like — MKKTKCFLIATLVLFIIVGMSKASNTNEETEQPACDNYNLPACSRQYAPVCGTDSKTYTNECIMCVEIMQRKTNIRIKKRGEC, encoded by the exons ATGAAGAAAACAAAGTGCTTTCTCATTGCAACCCTTGTCCTTTTCATTATTGTTG GTATGTCCAAAGCTAGCAACACTAATGAAGAAACTGAACAA CCAGCCTGTGATAATTACAATTTGCCTGCATGCTCGAGGCAATATGCTCCGGTTTGTGGCACAGACTCCAAAACATATACAAATGAGTGTATTATGTGTGTTGAGATCAT GCAAAGAAAGACCAACATTCGTATAAAGAAAAGAGGAGAATGCTGA